The genome window TCAGGAAATTCCCATACCAACGGTTACGTTCATCTCGGAATGTCCCCTCCACCTGATTTGCCCACGTAGGACGATAAGCGGCCAACAACCCCTCTTCGGCAGCCTGCTGAAAGAGAATATTGGGCGCTCCCCACCAAAGATCGGCTTGCGGATTGGCCGCTTCGGTTCGGATGCGCTCATAGACGGCCTGCGCCCCCATATCTAACCACACCACATCCACATGTGGATTTTGGGCCTCAAAAGCTTGTTCATAGGCTTTAAGCAGGTCTTTACCGTGTGGTGAATATACCACCACTTTTTTACGGCTATCCTCTACACAGCCCATCATCAGCAAAACCAATAGCCCGATTCCAAAACGCTTCATGGTATTCTCCGTTTGGTGGATGTTCGGGTAAATATGCACGGATGGTAGCACATCACACACCACTTGCACAAACATTTATCGTGATAAATCAACGGGAAAGCAGGCCAAAAAGGGATGGTTTCCTACTATAATCCGACTCGTAGCGTGTACAAAAAAATAGCACCAAAAGCCACCCAGTCCTTTATCCTACGCTTCGTGCGGCCACTCGAAGCAATGACGACATCTTGGCTCATAAGCATCTTTTTCGCCCAAGAGAAGTCGTTCGTTGCTCGCCACAATCCGTTGACTATTATTGGCTGGCGCACCACAAACCACACAAATGGCGTGTAACTTGGTCACATACTCGGCAACGGCCATCAGTTGGGCCATTTGTTCAAACGGTTGTGCGCGGTAATCCTGATCCAGCCCTGCAATGATCACCCGACGCCCTTTTCGGGCCAATTCTTGGCAAACACGCGGCAAATCGGTATCAAAAAAATGTGCTTCATCAATTCCGATAACCTGTGCATTTCCAGCATTTTGCAGAATTTCGGCAGCATGTTGTACAACGATAGAAGGGATACTGGTTCGGTTGTGTGAAACCACTTCGGTATCGGCATACCGCACATCAAACGCAGGTTTAAAGATTTCCACCCGCTGTTTTGCAATCTCCGCCCGACGCATCCGCCTGATCAATTCCTCGGTTTTTCCGGAGAACATGGAGCCACACACCACTTCTATCCAACCGGTTTCTTCCCGTTTTATAACAAAAGGTTCCATTTTGCAGTTGCTGTTTGGACATGATCTCGTGATCTGCCCCAAAATAAGATATTCTAAAGGGAAATTCAGGAAAAAGCCTGGTTCACATCCTGAAAGCCTTCAAACCATGTCACTTCCGGCACAACGCCATAGCTGGCGAGGTCTTCCAAATATAAATCTGGCGGCAGCACAAATTCGGGAGTCAAGACCCCCGCCCCTTGTACCGCTCCACGCCCCAGAAAGGTGGCAACCGCCGCTACCGAAGCCCCTATACAACGCTTCACCGCCGACCCGCCCCTGTTCTCGTCGTGTTCTTCGCGAAGTTGATACACCAAGGACCGTTCTTTGCCCTCTTTAATCCCATTGATCACCACCCGTAACAGTACCGCATCCTTCACATCTCCCCCCATGCGCTTACGAATCCGGCGCGTTAGTACATCCCGATACGTCAGGTGCGTACCTACATCTATCATCCGCTTTTCCGCAAAACCTAAAGCCAAAAGAAAACTCATCTGACTGGCATGATTTGGATACCGGATCGCTTTGAAGTCCATATTTTGAATACGACCAACCAACTTGGGCGCCATCTGCGCCAATACACCGGATACATAGAAGCTTTCTAACGTACCTAAAGGGGCCGAAAAATGGATGGGTTCTACACCCGTTAGCGGTGTTTGCTGTACCACTTCTCCGGCATGGAGGGAAAGTGCCTGCTCGGTATATTCTTCCAAAAGTTTCTCTGCCGAAAAAAAGGAAGCAAAGTTAAGCGGTGGATTTTGCTGGAGCGGAATGGTTCCAGCCCTTAGGTAGGCACCGTGTACCGTGTCGAACTGTTGAACCCCTTGCATACACAAGATATTGACCAAGCCGGGCGCAAGACCACAATTGGGAACCACCCATACACCCGCCTTCTTCGCTGTCTCATTCAATTCTAAGACTTTCTCGATGGCGTCGCGGTATCCACCCAAATCGCAAAAATGCACCCCCTCTTCAATGGCTAATTGTGCCAAAACCGGGCTCATTTCCGAGGCAATACAGTTGACGACCACGCGACTGGTGTGCATCAGGGGTTTTAACTGAGACAAATTGCGGGCATCCAGTTCATGTGCCCGCACTTTATGGGCTTGTATCTGTTCGTGTAACCCTTGCAACGCACCCGGCCGGGCATCACAAACATGAATCTGAGAAACTTCAGAGTTTTGTGCAAGTGCAGATACAACGGCGGAACCCATCGTACCCGCACCAATTACGGTAATGACCATAAGAAAACAAATTGATTGACAGCGGAGACAAACCAAAATAACGCCAAAATTGTTGAACAGAAAAGGAAGATTCAACCCATACCAAACAAAAGCGCTTCCATTAATCTAACTTTGGAAAATGAATAAATTCGGAAGCAAGGCCTGTTCCTGTCTTCCCTCCCCCAAACATCCCCCTGCGAACAAATGCCTATCCCCCTTGTTTTAGGTTAAACAGACACGGAAGTGATCCATTTTTTCCTTCCAGCACCTCACCTTTTACCCAACGATGCTTCCTTTATTTTGAAATGGCTTCTGCCCGCCTTAGCTTCACCCGTTCAAAAACAAAGCCCATGCTCTCCCGAAAAACCTCGTATTTTCTTCTTTTTCCCGTATTCGCGATCTTAATCGGATACGTCGTGTGGCCATTTATGCGGACGGTAGAAACGGGCCTACAGGGCGAAGCATGGCAGACCATTTTCAAAAGTACGGACGCCCCAAACGTTCGGGCACTCCTACAATCAGTCGCACTGGGGTTGCTGAGTGTGGTGGGTGCAGGCGTTTTGGGAACGGGATTGGCTTGGCTATTTCACCGCTTCGACTTCCCGCTGCGGCGATTGTTGCAGGCGATGGCCGCCTTGCCGTTGGCCTTACCTCCTTTGGTTGGAGTGATGGCTTTTTTGTACCTGTATGGGCCTTCTGGCATGTTGCCCCGAACGTTGCAGGTGCTCTTAGGCTGGGACGAGGTACCATTTTCATTTGAAGGCTTTCCGGCGGTCTGGTTGGTACATGTCTATACGCAATTTGTGTATTTCTACCTCTTTGTTTCGGCTGCGCTGCGGAATATGGACGGCAGTTTGCTGGAAGCCACTTCGGATTTGGGCGCGGGCGAAGGTTATACGTTCTTCAGGGTGGTTCTTCCCATCCTCCGGCCTGCACTAGTGGGGGCAGGGCTATTGGTCTTTATGGTCTCGATGGCCAGTTTCACCGCACCTTTATTATTTGATGGAAGTGGCCGTTACCTAACCTTGCAGATTTTTAATTACAAAACCAATGGCGAACGTGAACTGGCCGCTGTGGTCTCTACGGTTTTAACGTTGATCTGCCTGGTTTTGTTGGTGGTAGCAGAGTGGAAACCAAGAATTACATCGCAGCAACGTGCAAAAGGAACGGCCTCGGCCACCCGCCCGATCACCCAATCTTGGAAGCGTGGGCTTGCATTGGGCGTAGCGCTGCTCATCCTGCTCTTTTTAGGACTTCCCATCTTGACCATTGTTTTGCTTTCTTTTGCGGCGGAAGGCAGTTGGACAACGCAAATCTTGCCATCCACTTATACTTTTTCGCATTATCGGATGTTATTCAACGACCCTTCTTTTGCAGAGCCCATCCAAAATAGTTTGCAAATGGCGGCCCTTGCCACCCTTGGCAACTTCATTTTTGGTATCACGGCTTCGCTCCTTATGGTCAAATCACGTCTTCCTGGTCGTACCCTCCTACGGGTGATGACCGCATTGCCCTTTGCCATTCCGGGAACCGTCATTGCCCTCAACCTGATTCTCAGTTTTAACACCCCATCCGCCTTCTCTTTCGGTCAAATTCTGGTTGGTTCCTATGCCATTCTTCCGCTGGCGTATTTTATCAGGCATATTCCACTGGTGGTGCGTGCCACCACAGCCGCATTAGAAAATTACGACGACCAACTTACAGAAGCCGCCTACGATTTGGGGGCCAGTACTTGGCGTACCTTTCGAACGGTAATGCTCCCCATTCTTTTTCCTGCGATTGTGGCCGGAACCCTCCTCAGTTTTGTTACGGCCTTGGGCGAGTTTGTCTCGTCCATCATGCTCTACATCATAGACAACCGCCCCATCAGTGTAGAAATACTGGCCCAACTACGGCAATACAATTTTGGCGGTGCGGCCGCATACAGCGTATTATTGATGATGCTGATTGGCCTCTCCACTTTGGCTACCCAATGGATTGGCCGGATAGGCTCCCGTAAATCAAGCACTTAATCCAAACGTTTCACCGGATAAACCCGAACAGCGACATCTCCTGCACGGGCAATATGGTCGGGTGGCCGTCCTGCTACTGCCAACCCATTCCACCCCAGCGGCACATGACTCCATTCGGCACATTGCGCATTTCCCACCAAATACGGTTTATGCCAGACACGCCCCTTGTATAAGTCCCCAGTTTTCGCATTATGGGCAAAAAGCCAGTACCGATCCACCAAAAACGACTCCAACGAACCCGGATTAGCTTCCTTTAAGGGGCCATGAGGAGCATAAGCAAACGAGGCGGTATGTATCTCTCCGTAACGTTTTGCCGCGTATTGCACCATATGATCCTGCCTTTTTGCGGTCATGTGGGCATCTTGATAAGGTAAGAAGAAAAAATGTCTTGCCGCCCTTACGGCAATCGGCTGGTTACAATCCAACGATAAGAACCAAACACCAGGCAAACCAGAATTGTCGGTGACGTATGTACGCACATTCAGT of Bacteroidetes Order II. bacterium contains these proteins:
- a CDS encoding thymidine kinase, which translates into the protein MEPFVIKREETGWIEVVCGSMFSGKTEELIRRMRRAEIAKQRVEIFKPAFDVRYADTEVVSHNRTSIPSIVVQHAAEILQNAGNAQVIGIDEAHFFDTDLPRVCQELARKGRRVIIAGLDQDYRAQPFEQMAQLMAVAEYVTKLHAICVVCGAPANNSQRIVASNERLLLGEKDAYEPRCRHCFEWPHEA
- a CDS encoding saccharopine dehydrogenase NADP-binding domain-containing protein; the protein is MVITVIGAGTMGSAVVSALAQNSEVSQIHVCDARPGALQGLHEQIQAHKVRAHELDARNLSQLKPLMHTSRVVVNCIASEMSPVLAQLAIEEGVHFCDLGGYRDAIEKVLELNETAKKAGVWVVPNCGLAPGLVNILCMQGVQQFDTVHGAYLRAGTIPLQQNPPLNFASFFSAEKLLEEYTEQALSLHAGEVVQQTPLTGVEPIHFSAPLGTLESFYVSGVLAQMAPKLVGRIQNMDFKAIRYPNHASQMSFLLALGFAEKRMIDVGTHLTYRDVLTRRIRKRMGGDVKDAVLLRVVINGIKEGKERSLVYQLREEHDENRGGSAVKRCIGASVAAVATFLGRGAVQGAGVLTPEFVLPPDLYLEDLASYGVVPEVTWFEGFQDVNQAFS
- a CDS encoding iron ABC transporter permease, whose amino-acid sequence is MLSRKTSYFLLFPVFAILIGYVVWPFMRTVETGLQGEAWQTIFKSTDAPNVRALLQSVALGLLSVVGAGVLGTGLAWLFHRFDFPLRRLLQAMAALPLALPPLVGVMAFLYLYGPSGMLPRTLQVLLGWDEVPFSFEGFPAVWLVHVYTQFVYFYLFVSAALRNMDGSLLEATSDLGAGEGYTFFRVVLPILRPALVGAGLLVFMVSMASFTAPLLFDGSGRYLTLQIFNYKTNGERELAAVVSTVLTLICLVLLVVAEWKPRITSQQRAKGTASATRPITQSWKRGLALGVALLILLFLGLPILTIVLLSFAAEGSWTTQILPSTYTFSHYRMLFNDPSFAEPIQNSLQMAALATLGNFIFGITASLLMVKSRLPGRTLLRVMTALPFAIPGTVIALNLILSFNTPSAFSFGQILVGSYAILPLAYFIRHIPLVVRATTAALENYDDQLTEAAYDLGASTWRTFRTVMLPILFPAIVAGTLLSFVTALGEFVSSIMLYIIDNRPISVEILAQLRQYNFGGAAAYSVLLMMLIGLSTLATQWIGRIGSRKSST
- a CDS encoding DUF2071 domain-containing protein; this encodes MPSTVQAVQAQKKQPEKEQPVMYQRWEELLFLHWTYDPIELQARLPAGLHLDTFGGKAYVGVVPFYMQRIRPRFLPAIPWVSNFLELNVRTYVTDNSGLPGVWFLSLDCNQPIAVRAARHFFFLPYQDAHMTAKRQDHMVQYAAKRYGEIHTASFAYAPHGPLKEANPGSLESFLVDRYWLFAHNAKTGDLYKGRVWHKPYLVGNAQCAEWSHVPLGWNGLAVAGRPPDHIARAGDVAVRVYPVKRLD